A window from Actinomycetospora corticicola encodes these proteins:
- a CDS encoding GAF and ANTAR domain-containing protein, whose amino-acid sequence MSETREAEVVDTFLALTDTLVHDFDALDMLTMLAERCIALLDVSAAGVILVDGQGRLSVAAASSERSRLLEVFAVAIDGGPCVDCVRTGEQQLCDDLTAADARHRWPHYAHGAVEAGFRATHALPMRLRDDVIGVLTLLHTRPHALSDIDARLGQALADAATIGLIHERAVRRAETVQEQLQGALNSRIVIEQAKGVLVAESHLRSRTAVDPEEAFALLRRHARSRGQRLTDLARSLVERTVDPSVVLDG is encoded by the coding sequence ATGAGCGAGACCCGTGAGGCGGAGGTGGTCGACACCTTCCTGGCGCTGACCGACACCCTGGTCCACGACTTCGACGCGCTGGACATGCTGACGATGCTCGCCGAGCGTTGCATCGCGCTGCTCGACGTCTCCGCCGCGGGCGTCATCCTCGTCGACGGGCAGGGGAGGCTCTCCGTGGCCGCGGCCTCCTCCGAGCGGTCCCGATTGCTCGAGGTGTTCGCCGTCGCGATCGACGGCGGGCCCTGCGTCGACTGCGTACGGACGGGGGAGCAGCAGCTCTGCGACGATCTCACCGCCGCCGACGCCCGGCACCGCTGGCCGCACTACGCACACGGTGCCGTCGAGGCGGGATTCCGGGCGACGCATGCGCTGCCGATGCGACTGCGCGACGACGTGATCGGGGTGCTGACCCTCCTGCACACCCGTCCACACGCCCTCTCCGACATCGACGCCCGTCTCGGGCAGGCCCTCGCCGACGCGGCCACGATCGGACTGATCCACGAGCGCGCGGTCCGCAGGGCGGAGACCGTCCAGGAGCAACTGCAGGGCGCTCTCAACAGCCGGATCGTCATCGAGCAGGCCAAGGGAGTGCTCGTCGCCGAGTCCCACCTCCGCTCCCGCACGGCGGTCGATCCCGAGGAGGCGTTCGCCCTGCTGCGGCGCCACGCCCGCTCTCGCGGGCAGCGCCTCACGGACCTGGCCCGCAGCCTCGTCGAGCGCACGGTGGATCCGTCCGTCGTGCTGGACGGCTGA
- a CDS encoding helix-turn-helix domain-containing protein, which yields MAVSEVASRVAAVLLHLAHRFGYQEAGTLRIRAVLSHDEIAELAGASHEVGRKALEDFVARGWLLVDKKSLVVLEPDRLRRHSRRAVSGDLQVGSSVGHDDRHRAAPVRAMSRERKVEPIAASTWVSIPCLPTMTRSISHRSAAGEELLERAHRARAESVRLGLEAVGSRQRSREICTGSIRVRDGTFRRWT from the coding sequence ATGGCCGTCAGCGAGGTGGCGAGCCGGGTCGCCGCGGTCCTGCTGCACCTCGCGCATCGCTTCGGCTACCAGGAGGCAGGCACGCTCCGGATCAGGGCGGTCCTCAGCCACGACGAGATCGCCGAGCTCGCGGGTGCATCGCACGAGGTGGGCAGGAAGGCCCTGGAAGACTTCGTGGCCCGTGGGTGGCTGCTGGTGGACAAGAAGTCCCTCGTCGTTCTCGAACCGGACCGCCTTCGCCGTCACTCCCGTCGAGCGGTGAGCGGAGACCTCCAGGTCGGCTCATCGGTGGGTCACGACGACCGTCACCGGGCGGCCCCCGTGCGCGCGATGTCCAGGGAGCGGAAGGTCGAGCCGATCGCCGCCTCCACGTGGGTGTCGATCCCGTGTCTGCCGACCATGACTAGGTCGATCTCCCACCGCTCCGCCGCCGGCGAGGAGCTGCTCGAGCGTGCCCACCGGGCCCGAGCCGAATCGGTCCGCCTCGGCCTCGAGGCCGTCGGTAGCCGTCAGCGGTCACGAGAGATCTGTACCGGGTCCATCCGCGTGCGGGACGGCACTTTTCGGAGGTGGACGTGA
- a CDS encoding helix-turn-helix transcriptional regulator, with product MTERAAALIQHDHFASGDPDEAFEWMRTAYTEHTPELHGDRASFAFDVSSTSTIDLDITTMAHSMGFLGPSEPADGKLITMAPRAGSTLRLRLGEERYATDLMLAPTWTSYVGQWEHVVMQTVTLDERRVAVIAAELTGALPSTVRFEGVTAISKPLERHWRALTEHVRADLLSLNSPPPLLLAGAFRQLATAMLTTFPNTALHAANRYSVESMSPRALRRALDYIEEHAHEDIGITEIAAAARIGVRALQLAFRRHLDRTPIEHLRETRMGRAHVDLLNAGPSRGDTVAAIAMRWGFSNPGRFSDDYRNRYDRYPRDVLKS from the coding sequence ATGACGGAGCGAGCTGCGGCGCTGATCCAGCACGATCACTTCGCCAGCGGCGACCCCGACGAAGCCTTCGAGTGGATGCGGACCGCCTACACCGAGCACACCCCGGAACTACACGGCGACCGCGCCTCCTTCGCCTTCGATGTGTCCAGCACGTCCACCATCGACCTCGACATCACGACGATGGCCCATTCGATGGGCTTCCTCGGACCCTCCGAACCAGCAGACGGCAAGCTGATCACGATGGCTCCGCGCGCCGGCAGCACCCTGAGGCTCCGCCTCGGAGAGGAGCGCTACGCGACCGATCTCATGCTCGCCCCGACCTGGACGTCGTACGTCGGGCAGTGGGAGCACGTAGTCATGCAAACGGTGACCCTCGACGAGCGGCGGGTCGCCGTGATCGCCGCCGAGCTCACCGGCGCGCTCCCATCGACCGTGCGCTTCGAAGGCGTCACCGCGATCTCCAAGCCGCTGGAACGCCACTGGCGTGCGCTCACCGAGCACGTTCGCGCCGACCTCCTGAGCCTGAATTCCCCGCCGCCGCTCCTCCTCGCCGGAGCGTTCCGGCAACTCGCCACCGCGATGCTGACGACCTTCCCCAACACGGCCCTACACGCCGCGAACCGTTACAGCGTCGAATCGATGAGCCCGCGGGCACTCCGCCGCGCCCTCGACTACATCGAGGAACACGCCCACGAGGACATCGGAATCACCGAGATCGCCGCTGCGGCCCGAATCGGCGTCCGCGCGTTACAACTCGCCTTCCGACGACACCTCGACAGGACACCGATCGAGCACCTGCGCGAGACCCGGATGGGACGAGCCCACGTGGATCTCCTCAACGCCGGCCCCAGCCGCGGCGACACCGTCGCGGCCATCGCCATGCGCTGGGGATTCTCGAACCCCGGCCGCTTCTCCGACGATTACCGCAATCGCTACGACCGCTACCCCCGCGACGTCCTCAAGAGCTGA
- a CDS encoding protein disulfide oxidoreductase, which produces MRLVRALVLSVAALALVAGCSSSPGAVSSSSPPSGADSLSFSSTTLDGAPFDGKSLAGKPVVMWFWAPWCPTCNAEAPGVARIAAQHPGVTFIGVAALDQVPAMKAFQARYGLNFTQLADTDTSVWRHFGVTQQPAYAFIAPSGAVQVVKNGLSEEDLTQRLSNLT; this is translated from the coding sequence ATGCGGCTCGTCCGCGCTCTGGTCCTTTCCGTCGCGGCTCTCGCCCTGGTAGCCGGATGCTCCTCTTCGCCGGGAGCCGTCTCGAGTTCCTCGCCCCCGTCCGGGGCCGATTCGTTGAGCTTCTCCTCGACGACGCTCGACGGTGCGCCGTTCGACGGGAAGAGTCTCGCGGGGAAGCCGGTCGTGATGTGGTTCTGGGCGCCCTGGTGCCCGACCTGCAATGCCGAGGCCCCTGGGGTCGCCAGGATCGCGGCGCAGCATCCGGGCGTGACCTTCATTGGCGTCGCCGCGCTCGACCAGGTGCCCGCGATGAAGGCTTTCCAGGCCAGGTACGGGCTGAACTTCACCCAGCTAGCCGACACCGACACCTCGGTCTGGCGCCACTTCGGGGTCACTCAACAACCCGCGTACGCCTTCATCGCTCCGAGCGGCGCGGTGCAGGTCGTCAAGAACGGGCTCTCCGAAGAAGACCTCACGCAGCGCCTGAGCAACCTCACCTGA
- a CDS encoding cytochrome c biogenesis protein CcdA: MDPSLLGFATAAGLVAALNPCGFAMLPGYLALVLVGEDRSTSPNERPRGTVVGRALAATALMALGFLLVFGVFGLVVAPVAASLQQYLPFATVVIGVVMVLLGLWLLSGRELASSLPRPTRGAPTGGLGSMTGYGVAYALASLSCTVGPFLAVTSASFGSGSLVGGIAAYLAYGVGMTVVVGVLAVAVALAGAGAATWFRRVLPYVNRLSGVLLVAVGLYVGYYGVYELRLFLGGGSADDPVVGFVVGMQEVVSGWIDGLGLWPVAAVLAVLVAVGVLVGRRRRMAVGSRRRD, translated from the coding sequence GTGGATCCCTCCCTGCTCGGGTTCGCCACGGCGGCCGGGCTGGTCGCGGCGCTCAATCCCTGCGGTTTCGCGATGCTGCCCGGGTACCTCGCGCTAGTGCTCGTCGGCGAGGACCGGAGCACCAGCCCGAACGAACGCCCTCGTGGCACGGTGGTCGGCCGGGCGCTAGCCGCGACGGCGCTCATGGCGCTCGGATTCCTGCTCGTGTTCGGTGTGTTCGGCCTGGTGGTGGCGCCGGTCGCGGCCTCGCTGCAGCAGTACCTCCCCTTCGCCACCGTGGTGATCGGGGTAGTGATGGTGCTGCTCGGGCTCTGGCTGCTCTCCGGGCGCGAACTCGCGAGCTCGTTGCCCAGGCCCACCCGCGGCGCCCCCACCGGCGGGCTGGGCTCGATGACCGGTTACGGCGTCGCTTACGCGCTGGCGTCCCTGTCGTGCACGGTCGGCCCTTTCCTCGCGGTCACCAGCGCGAGCTTCGGCTCAGGCTCGTTGGTCGGCGGGATAGCTGCCTATCTCGCGTACGGCGTCGGGATGACGGTGGTCGTCGGGGTCCTGGCGGTGGCGGTGGCACTGGCCGGAGCGGGCGCGGCGACCTGGTTCCGCCGGGTGCTCCCCTATGTGAACCGGCTCTCGGGGGTGCTGCTCGTGGCCGTAGGGCTCTACGTCGGCTACTACGGCGTGTACGAGTTGCGGCTCTTCCTCGGTGGCGGCAGCGCCGACGACCCGGTGGTCGGATTCGTCGTGGGAATGCAGGAGGTCGTGTCGGGATGGATCGACGGGCTGGGGCTCTGGCCTGTCGCAGCGGTACTCGCCGTGCTCGTCGCCGTCGGGGTCCTGGTGGGTCGCCGCCGACGAATGGCAGTCGGCTCGAGGCGGCGCGACTGA
- a CDS encoding twin-arginine translocase TatA/TatE family subunit — protein MFGMSGGELVVLGLVALFVLGPERLPGAIRAVSAAMTQAKSWMDSAKDQLNTPELQQLREPLEELRAPLAELRAADPRRAARDLLAARPARTAAAATPAESSGDSQNTSGGAVA, from the coding sequence ATGTTCGGAATGAGTGGCGGCGAGCTGGTCGTCCTCGGGCTCGTCGCCCTGTTCGTGCTCGGGCCCGAGCGCCTACCCGGGGCCATCCGAGCCGTGAGCGCCGCGATGACCCAGGCGAAGAGCTGGATGGACAGCGCGAAGGACCAGCTGAACACCCCGGAACTCCAGCAGCTGCGTGAGCCGCTCGAGGAACTACGCGCACCTCTGGCCGAGCTGCGTGCCGCCGACCCGCGCCGCGCGGCCCGCGATCTCCTCGCCGCTCGTCCCGCCCGAACTGCCGCAGCGGCAACGCCTGCGGAGAGTTCCGGCGACTCGCAGAACACGAGCGGTGGAGCAGTCGCTTAG
- the tatC gene encoding twin-arginine translocase subunit TatC produces the protein MSLAEHVFELRRRLAVALLAIALGTIVGFWWYDHAVGVVPSLGALLTGPYCSLPVGARLDLGPGGQGCRLLAIGPFDQFLLRLKVAATAGAVVAAPIWLTQLWGFVVPGLRPVERRTARWFIGTGSLLFVLGAVLAYLVVAEALNFLLTVGSEVQVTALGGDAYFSLVLSLVVVFGASFLTPLVVVALNRVSVLSYARLAHWRRGIIVGLFAFAGIATPGGDPISMSALALTLCVLVEIAIQVCRVHDRRLARSAARAALTTPEPVRASELP, from the coding sequence ATGAGCCTCGCGGAGCACGTGTTCGAGCTTCGGCGTCGGCTCGCGGTCGCGTTGCTCGCGATCGCTCTCGGCACGATCGTCGGCTTCTGGTGGTACGACCACGCGGTGGGCGTGGTTCCCAGCCTTGGGGCGCTGCTCACCGGCCCGTACTGCTCGTTGCCCGTCGGCGCCCGGCTCGACCTGGGTCCCGGCGGGCAGGGCTGCCGCCTGCTCGCGATCGGTCCCTTCGACCAGTTCCTGCTGCGACTCAAGGTCGCCGCGACGGCCGGCGCAGTGGTCGCCGCGCCGATCTGGCTCACCCAGCTCTGGGGCTTCGTCGTCCCGGGGCTCCGGCCCGTCGAGCGGCGGACCGCCCGCTGGTTCATTGGCACCGGCAGCCTGTTGTTCGTCCTGGGTGCCGTACTGGCCTACCTGGTGGTGGCCGAGGCTCTGAACTTCCTCCTCACCGTCGGCTCCGAGGTCCAGGTCACCGCCCTGGGCGGAGACGCCTACTTCTCCCTCGTGCTCTCACTCGTCGTCGTGTTCGGGGCGAGCTTCCTCACTCCACTCGTCGTCGTGGCGCTCAACCGGGTGTCGGTGCTCTCCTACGCGCGCCTCGCCCACTGGCGCCGCGGGATCATCGTCGGCCTCTTCGCCTTCGCCGGGATCGCGACGCCGGGCGGCGACCCGATCTCCATGTCGGCGCTCGCGCTCACGCTCTGCGTGCTCGTCGAGATCGCGATCCAGGTCTGCCGGGTCCACGACCGTCGGCTCGCCCGCTCCGCCGCACGCGCGGCGCTGACCACCCCTGAGCCGGTCCGGGCCTCCGAACTCCCCTGA
- the tatA gene encoding Sec-independent protein translocase subunit TatA, translated as MTGALSPTHWLLILLVVLLLFGAQRLPAAARGLGQSMRIFKAETTALAEERAQEKRVDETPAVASGPTAASAPASTSGRPANEPAA; from the coding sequence GTGACCGGAGCACTGAGCCCCACCCACTGGCTGCTGATCCTCCTCGTGGTCCTGCTGCTGTTCGGCGCACAGCGCCTGCCGGCGGCCGCGCGCGGACTCGGCCAGTCCATGCGCATCTTCAAGGCCGAGACCACCGCGCTTGCCGAGGAGCGTGCGCAGGAGAAGCGGGTAGACGAGACACCCGCGGTCGCATCGGGCCCGACGGCCGCATCGGCCCCGGCGTCCACGTCCGGTCGCCCCGCGAACGAGCCGGCGGCCTGA